The following nucleotide sequence is from Cicer arietinum cultivar CDC Frontier isolate Library 1 chromosome 2, Cicar.CDCFrontier_v2.0, whole genome shotgun sequence.
tttattttaccttttttttattattaaaattgtatttttttattaagctcaacttttaagattaaaatatttttccaaaatcttatatacaaatttttgtacatcaaattataattcagatgtctattttaaaaaaatcaaagggaataatttataaaaaaaaattacaaaaacaacgactataattataaaattaaataaactttccAACCTAATTTCTaactaaatgttaattattaaaaatataaagcaaAATTTGATCTACTACTTCtctctaatatatttttgtaaatttacaacttaaaattcttatatgcaatacaatattatactttttatttatatattaaaattttaaaatttcaatcactCTAACATTTTTGTTCAAGTTCCGGCAAAGAgagaaatatatgaaataaaataataaatgatcaAAGATAATACAATATAGTGAAGTTGATTGATTGTcatgtatatttaaaaaacaacttCTATGGtactatgaataaataaatgtgtatCGGTACCATCaaaattttaaccaataattaatggagtttcttcttaatttatccATGCCAATATTTATATATTGCATTTTAAagattcattaaataaatattattgattcATGTATCTATTAATTTTAGTCCTCAACgattgtataaattattttcataattaaaaattatgacaaatcaaaaaaacctaaaatacaaaatttacaaattttaattgtgttaaatgtataatataattataataatttattaaatttatatttgttaaatttttaattaattaatttaataatatcaaaacaTATCGATTTACAAGTGTATCGTAGAAGTCCTTTATCTAATAAACCAAAAACTGAAAATTAAAAGGGAAGGGAGGGAGCAGTGATTTTAGGCAAATTTactgattatttttttaatgttgtttctgtcaaaataaataaatagtttttttgtcttttgtattaaattcaacgttaaatgataaaatataataatggtattaaatatttattttagtgattactTTTTTTGACTGGAATTAAATACCAACATTttataacattaatttaatacttGTGTCAAAAAAGAAcattaatttaacaataaaaaaataaaattttcttttagaaagTTTGCAATCAGAGTAGTATAAAACCCACCATGAGGTAGTCTAATTTTCCAAAAAAACACTAATCAGTGTCCTTGAAAATGCAACACTGTACTTAGGTGACTTTTGCCAAGTCCAGTTTTGACTGTGTTTGTGAGTACTCAGTGTAGTGTGTGGCAGTAAAAAAGCCGATATTTTCTGCTTCTAGTATTCCTTTCCTCCTCttattttctcttttccaaaacaaaaaaatctctctctcactcaaaaaaaaaaagaaaaaaaaaagaaaaactctGATTTCATTTTCAACACCATCCAAAGTTTCAGGTATTTTTCTACTCACTACACTCTACTCTAAAACTAGCTTACttattatatgtaaaaataaaattaatattcttttttacTTGTTGCATTGATTTGAAATTGAGGGTTGTTGGTGTTGGTGGTTGGATTtgtgtctttttttttcttactttttCTTACCCATTTCAAATTACTCGCTTTTTTCTACTCTCTTTTTCCCTGCACATGTGCCGGATTATTCGGTTTATGCTTCCTTAATTCAAGTTCTTGAAGATTTAGCCTGGTAAATAATTGAAGTTTTATTCTTTTTGGTTTTATTAAGtgatttattttctctctctcattCTGGGTGTTTTTTGAAATTGAGAAAGAATGGGAAAAATTGGAAATTTCAATCTGGGTAATGTTTCTTAATTCTAGATTTGCTATCTTGAAattgaaattcttttttttttgcaaaaaaaaaatctggcATTTCTGTGTTTTTAACCTTATTTAGATTGTGTTTTCAGTTGAAAATGTAAAGCTGCAAAAATTTTATTGTCTTATAATTGCTATGTTTAATTTGTTGCTCAGCTTTTTCCCTACccacaaaaaaaatattccaaaatttTCTATCTTCTTTTGAAAGAATCACCTTTGCCAGCTGTTTACAGAATGTGTTGTTTGAACAAGACAAATTTATGCCTGAGAGAGTTTAATTCAAGATTTCCTTGAATGTcgagatattttataaattgttatgTTTTAGTTGGTAATTCTTGTTATGTTGTTTTAACTATATTAATTCTTATGTCTGTGAGTGGATTTAATTCGTTCAGGAATTCATTAAATGTGAATAATAAtgtgttgtttgatttgaatattcAATATTCATTCATATCTTATGTATCTGagattttaatttatgagtAATTTTGTCTTAACCCCTGGTTATCAAGGGAAAAAGTGCCCTGGTAATTCGGAATTGTACGAAGTAAAGTCTGACTAAAATTGTTCAGCTAGAGTTTAAATTTGGGTTCGATTCAATCTTAAATGtgaattttttgtatttagttATTGATTTTCAACCACTTACCACAATCATAATGTGGTAAAATGTTCTTGTTTTGCAGGAAGATGGAAGTAGCATCTGATGTTCATAGTTGGGACGAGCTGATACCCGATACTCTAGGGGTGATTTTCGCGAAACTTTCTATCCAAGAAAGATTGACTGTGATCCCAAGAGTATGTAAGTCATGGGCCAGAGCTGTAACTGGACCTTACTGCTGGCAAGAGATTGACATTGATGACTGGAGCAGCTTCTGTGAGCCTCAGCACATTGAGCGGATGGTTGAGATGCTGATTACAAGAAGCTCTGGATCCCTCCGCAAACTCAGTGTTTCTGGTCTCCAGACTGAGAGAATATTCAATTTCATTGCTGAAAAGTAAGCATACATAATTTGTTTTCATTTGGAGAGATTTTAGAGTATCAGAATTCATTTTCCCCACTATCAATTGTGATTTCAGTAAAaacttattgatattttttgttattgtcAATTGTGTCTGAACCTAGATTAGACTAGAAGTAATAAAAAGTAGTCTTTTGTGTgagtaaaaaaattacacaGTTTGTTATTGAACTTGTTTCCGGAGTAAAAGTATCCCAATAGTTACTTCAAACTCGTaatcaaatcaattttacaaaatcaatcatTTAGATCTCGTTAATTTAATGCTACCCAAATACACAATTATTATACACAATCCTATTGTTTAGTGATTAATATGTCTTCAATTTCGAGAATTCTTCTATTTTTGAGCTTTTGTATGTGTATGGTACTATGGTATAAATTATTGTATTGTTACTCTAAACATTGCCATAGTGGCTATGTCGTTATCTGCCATTGAATTTAGTATGACATTTTCGGTGTCATATTAAACGCTAGTAAACCGAACTGTTGGTTAACTAGATTGTAGTATTGATTAACTGGATTTTTGTCTAACTTGCCATATTTTACTTACGTTGTGTCCTTTTCTCTTTTGCAAGTGCTGGCTCCCTGCGAAATTTAAGGATGATAAGATGCAACATGAGTAATCATGTAGTAGAAAAGATGTCCGGAAGGCTATCTAGAATTTCTGTATTAGATTTGAGCTACTGCATGCAAATTGGAGATGAAGGGATCAAGATAATTGGAAAGAACTGCAAACAGCTAGAAGTTTTCTGTCGGAATATGCATCCGTTAGACACTTCGGGACAGCCCTTAGACGATGCTGAAGCGTTCGCCATAGCCACTAATATGCCTAAGCTAAGGCATCTTGAAATGGCTTACCATCTTATCAGCAATGATGGTGTTCATCAAATCCTCTCATCGTGTATGAAGCTTGAACATTTAGACCTGAGAGGCTGTTGGGGTGTACAACTTGACAACATGTCTCTGAATCAAAAGTTTCCAAACTTGAAGATTTTGGGGCCTCATGTTCTTGGCTGGGACGACAGCTCCGATATCTCAGATTCTTCGTCCGATTATGTGGATAGTGATATGGATGAGTATGACGATGAAAGTGATGATGACATGTGGTATGATGGAATAAGGATTGAGGGGCTTGAgcttagggttagggtttatgtTGGTATTGAAGATGCTGGAATGCATTGGCCTGCATCTCCATGATGAGATGTGTTATTTGCTTGTGAATTTTTACTAtgctgttttctgttttctgtAATTAGTGCTTCTACTTTGGACATTTTATGCTCTTTGCATGATGTGTAccaaagaaagaagaagaaaaaaaagcagTTGGGCTTTCTTGCAAGAACTTTACTTTtagtatatcttttatattttttcacaaTATGATTGTTATTACAtcttatgatattttaaagtcCATTGGTGAAAATcagttattataatataaaataataataatcaaataatattgTTGCATTTCCTAGATAGTGTATCTTTTTTTATGACTGAAAAAAGTGTTATAGCTTAATACAAGCAAGAACTTCAATAAAAAGTTGAGAACAAGTATTAATAATGACGGTCTTAGTTGATGCAATCAAACATAGTGATTTCCTCTTGAGGGTTCTGAAAACCATCCACCGCCAACTTGACATTCATTTCAAAaataacattcttcaattgctGCCTTTAGCCCACAAGCTTCTCCGAGTCTAACATAAGAGTCGATTGGATCTAAAGGGCCTTTGATCCCATGAATATCGAAACCAATTCACCTCTAAGGCATAGACCAATTCGACATGATTAAACTGGACTAACTGTCGCACCTATATAGTCTTATCATTCATTCAATCCtatataaattcaaacaaattatatagaaaaacatagaaatatttatcaaaaaaattaatatttaatattacatttcattatcttttaaaaaatcatttcataaaataatgagttttgataatttttaattttttagcaaGTGTCTAAAGCAATCTTGGCATGACCAATAAATCTAAGTGGGATTGAACAAAGTCAAGAGAGCTCTTAAAACGACGAGTTTATGTGGAAAAATCATGATTTTCATACTAGGAAGACTAGAGACTATAGCGTTGATAGAAATTTGCTCTGATTCCATTGAGTTTTTAAAATCCAactcatctattttttttttaaaataaaggtgAAAAATGGAgtttattaatttgattgtttcACAACAGTCAACACATGATTCCACCGATTTCAATCAGTGTGTTGacttttgaatttttgtgtTCTCATAGTcatagattttgattttgattggtACTTACGTAAAATTGGTAATTGGCATTGTGTAATAACTGTCataattaaatgaatatatCTTTTTGACGGGAGTAACATggattttgattttgtaattcTCAGCGAGATCGGTATTGAATCACGAGAATATGTTAACTAATGTATAGATCCAAACACACTTTTATTAAATTTCCTTTccccttttgatttttttagtgaataaatggtaaaataaaatatctcgtaaaaataaataaattttatcgtaattaaTGAGATCATAAATTCGAATACACAAGTTCAATCTAATCtaacaatataatattatttgccAAATTAAATTAAGACTCAGATACCTTAAATCTGTCCTTTATTATAAAGATTCTGATAGGATGTTTGTTTAATAGGAGGGACCAAGatcaataaaaaatgttttcgtAAAACTTTTATATACCCGATATTGTTTTTGACAAGTATACCCTCGTATTAGGTAACCAAAACTAATCCCTCACATCATAATACAATTCCTGAATATCGTgtcacataaaattataataaaattctgTTTTTTTGACGCAATCAAACTCTTAATTTTAGAACATAAACTTTGTATTAGAAAATACAATCAATCATTTACCCAAAAAGAGTTTTATTTCTAATTAGTTGTTctgaatataataaataaaatattttaattaactagtacaaatatttaatattagtgtaaaatataaaatattttaccatGAAAAAAACTTATTTCTAATTAGTTCTTctgaatataataaataaaatattttaattaattagtaaaatattttaatgttagtgtaaaatatttaattgagagtagaatgaataaaaattaaattttcatagtgatatatttttgtcccaaaaatatatgtaatatgATTACCAAaaagattttgtcaaaaaataaatattaccaaaaagattgttttcaattttattactttACCGTGAAATAATCTTTATGTTTTTTGTATTACTTCTCGTTTCTTACTAGTTACTAGAGAGCGTAACACTTCTATTGATTTTAACTCTTGCTATCAGATGTTATTACTAGTATGAATAATACAGAAGTTCTACGGCACTTTTAAAAGAACGAGTATTAGTACTATCAATATGctgattaataatttttttaaatttatttatataaacattattttatcatcTATTAAAATTGAGTAAACTAAGagttttgtaattaaaatagtaactaaataaattatttttataattgaaattaaaattaaaattttaattaaaatcttaacaaaaaatgtcatttcaaaataaatttaaaagatattaaaaatatattgatattaaatctaaaatatgataaaactcATTTATAGATGacatatattcaattattaatgatttaatttaatagtactaaaatatgttaattttcaaatttatcacATAAATCTTCTAAATAATAACTTTGGAAAAGCCATAAGGGGCCAAAAGCACCTGTAAGAGTAAACATGTGTTCTAAATGTGTTTATTAAGAGTAAAAACATTTATTGAGAAAAGTATGGTATAAATGTGTTTATTAtatgttgatatttttaaaataatttttatagttaaatatgttaaatttgactttttatatatattctaaGAAAAATTAGTAGTATTAGTAAAAGggtatatttgaaataaataaataaatgcatttATTATATTGAAATAGTACTTATATTTAAGGATTTCTTTTTTCAAAGGTTGTTTATAATTAGAGACTAGTATTACATTGCAtagaagattaaaaataaacacaCAAATTTGAcgtaatatataacaattttgaACCAACAATACATGTAGATTAAATACATAAAGTTTTGTTGATTCATTTTTGCTTATAAATAAAAGTGGAAGAAGTATTAGATTAGATAACACAAAACAATAAAGACATCCTCCTCTTCCAAActcatataaaaattattcttttcttttatatGTCAAAAATTGAAGTCCTACCTTGATAAAGTATAGAACtctacaattatttataaaaagaaaaattcttcccatttaaaaagaaaattgaagtcCTACCTTGATAAACCAATTTGTTAGGTCCAATATAAACCTAAAATGAGTATAGGGAAACCATTTAAGGTATTGGACAATTATCTATCCATCccatttatttaatgatattGATGAAATGAAATTCTTCCAACCCCTTTTACAATTCTAATGAATTACATATGTTTTTTAATCAGATCcaattaattacatttatttaCTATAAAATAGATACATGTGATGatattttttggtttgtaacttttgataaatattattataatcatttaaaaaacatattGTTATAATTAGgaaactttattttgttatagaaaaatggagtttttttttaacaattttttttaaaaaacagttttttatgtttaaaaataagtaattttgttaaaaaaaattatttataatttaaaaaatatggattagatatttttttcgatacaaaactgaaattattttaagattttttaaaaaaattaatttaaatataagtaatgtgttctaaaataaaaatttaattattaaaatttatttagaattaatataatatttaataatattggaGTGGTCGGAGACGGCCAACCGTCGAAGCTCCGCCGTGGCGGCCACATGTGCTCCCCCTCCATCCACCACCAACGAACCTTCCTGTTATTTAATGAAGAGGAATGAAGTTACTCCTAAAGAGaaacatttatttaataacatcggataaatatatttttaaattaatcgttgaattaaaaattactatcatataaatcatatttataaattgtaaCATTAATCTATAATCATTTCTTATGTCATTATGTTGTGTTTAGATCAACCTCAACAATGTAATTATATATAACGTTAATTTTAACACATTTTAAATATGACTTAATAAATGATTATAGATTAATGTCAAATTTTATAGATATGAtctatatgatattatttttagaagttaataatttttaaaataaatattaaaaaactcattttttttaaaataaatattaaaaaactgaatttttctatcaaaataaaatatagttttaaaaatactaaataataTAGTTCTTAGAAATAATagcaaatattataattaatttattaaaatgctTAAGAGAAAATTATTAGATGGATTGGATAGTCCATTGAAAGTTGAaactatgatttttattttaaattgatgaattgaattaaatgtttttttataactttaagaAGATTATTAATAGATTAATGGATTGTTTTGATCAATCCATTGCCATCCAAATCCACTAAATCTATCAATTTTATCTAAGTGATGTactaaaatttcaactttagtTCGGTCTCGAATCAATtcttaaatcaaacacaatacaACTAGAGTTGTACTATTCAATCCTTTAATTATAGGTAAATCAAACACGCCCTAAGCTCTAGTTGTGAGACGATAAGCATTATAGATAAGGGAAATCGAAATTCTTAGGGAATAGGTAAATTGTGAATTGGGATGAGTTCTGAAATATTAATCccaaaaaacaaaatcagagAAGATGCAAATCAACATAATAGAGCAAAAACACAATATACCTCAAATCTATTAAATATTCAATTGAATTTAGTTATTAGTTACGTAATTCCTTTTATTAAACCAAGGGGgaaaaaagaaataagaaaaagaaGCTAAACAAAAAGATAATAGTAGACTAATTAAAATCTAACTAATTAACATAAAGTTTAACTAAATACTTAATAGTTAAGACTAAGTCAAGTTAAGACTAAGTCAAGTTGTAGTTAACACCCCTTAAGTAGAATGCATATCAATCATATTAAGTTTGGACACTAGTGAGTGGAAGGGGCCAGATAGCATAAGTTTTGTAAATATGTTTTGGTCCTTTGTAGTAATTGGCAgtgttgacaaaaaaaaaaaaagaagtaattgacagtagtaataatattttgtgcGCTCAGAAATAATGGATATACAGCTATGTGCAAAGTTGAGATGTTATCACAGTAAATCAACACATAAACGGTGTGTTTGGTGTTAAAATTTTGTAGAATACTATTATGCCTCACAAGTTACATTTGCTAAAGCTCTATATTTTTTCTCTGATGAAGAATGAGAAACAATTGAATATTTCTTACTTTTCCATGAAATTAGAGAGTTGCCAAGAAAAAAACAGAAGTTTGTTATTATCTTCTAGATCTAAATATGAGTTCCACTCAGAATCGCAACACCATTGGAGAGTTGAAACAGAATAATGGATGTTGTTGTGAAAAATCTTTGCCTAGTTTAccttcaaataatttagaattCTTAATGCAGCCTAGATATGAGTGGCTAAAGGAGAAGAAAGGAATCGACCTATAACTTATACAAACAATATAAGATATGTCGAGGAATTGACATGTAGCCTAAAGTTGTTTTTAGCTGCCCCTcctaaaaaaaaacacaaattctCTTCCTCTTTGTTTATTAGACAGGTAACTTtaggtttttttatttatttatttttaatctaaaatcatctatcttaattattttattccatgcttttagttaaataattgattttctaCACAAATTTACTtcttttttgtgttttatttatgatttagtCATCTGAGTGCGACATTGATTTGTTCGTCATCATTAGAGATGACAATGGGTAGGgtttgggtagggtactataCACTACGCGGAAAAAcctattttacaacgcttttttaaagccatttacagcgttttttcaaaaaaataaacgCTGTAGTATCTAGCattgtaaaagatacaacaacgctttttaaaataaaaagcgctataaaataggtagatatatcgcgcgcttgttatactcgttttacagcgctttttagaaaaagcgttgtaaaaggtgcattcaatagatgcattattatgcacctattacaacgctttttccaaaaagcgctgtaaaaggtgcattcaatagatgcattattatgcacctattacaacgcttttttaaaaaagcgttgtaaaatgtgcattcaatagatgcattattatccACCTATTACtgcgctgtcttttaattttttttccaaaatctttttcatccagaatcagttcacacaatcatttcacaatcagtacacaacaacagaactatataactttataactttacatatttacacaatcagttcacaacatattcatatacatattcacatattgacaataACATggaactatatacatattcatataactacatattcacaacttttcaaatgtgccctattcatatacatataattatcaGAAATACACAGAACAAATGATTCGCAATGACAAGGAGAACaaagaggaaacaagcgtatgaagtttacgtaatgagggttagtaacaagacaatattgttcgtagggttcgcaatgagaatgAGAATGAAGATgaggaggaaacaagcgtatgaagtttacgtaatgaagaggaaactgaagcggtttagggtttagggatagtATTTGAATAAGAAttggtagggatagtaacaaagatgGAGATGGTTCGCGATGGAGATGGTTGGCAATATGGTTCGTATGGacagtagggttcgcaatgagaaggacaatgaagaggaggaggactctgaagcgtagtgaagtttatgaaatgaagaggaaactgaagaggtttactgttatatataaaaccctattacaacgctcattgaaagagcgctgtgaaagacctccttaacttaatttttaatagcctATTACAGTAGTTTTTAATGTTAACATTTTGTTTGaagttagttatttaattaatattatttcatttttattttgacaatgaCGTTATTGTATCGATTGAGAAGAGTTGTTATAATTTGTTCATAACTTTCAAGTCAAACACTACTCTATATAAAGTAATTATATAatgtcttttaaatataaattagtattttatacattagtattgaaaaaagttaaatttagtccaaaaaaaggttaaatggttataaaattttattctaaaaaaatgtcAGTAAAATATTTGTACTGGTGTAAACtttttactcaaattaaaattttatctttttttttattgtagttatttattttgttatgatttattatattagtaaaatgttattttcttaaaaaattgtaaattttttcaaaaaccaaataatacttatttaaaagaAAGCAAGTTCATAATATTGATCtaattatgaaatatgtaatattatatatataaaatgcgttaagattattttcaaaagacataaaactttcatattttaaaatgctaCAGtagaattgtaaaaaaaaaattaaatagaaattatattgttaatgtatatatgataaataaaatttaaagcatgtgcaaaatatattcattttaatgtaattattttttaaaaaatataagttaatttttaatagcctattacagcgctctttgaaagagcgttgtaaaagacatccttaacttattttttaatagtcTATTACAACGTtctttgaaagagcgttgtaaaagacctccttaatttattttttaaaagcctattatagcgctctttgaaagagcgctgtaaaagacctctttaacttattttttaaaagcctattacagcactCTTTGAAAGACCGTTGTAACatacctccttaacttattttttaaaagcctaatacagcgctctttgaaagagcgttgtaaaagatcTCCTTAACTTACTTTTTAAAAGCATATTACAACGccctttgaaagagcgctgtaaaatacctccttattttattttttaaaaacatattacATCACTCTTTGAAAGAGTGCTGTAAAGCACattcttaacttattttttaaaagcctattacattGTTCTTtggaaagagcgctgtaaaagacctccttaacttattttttaaaagcttattacagcgctttttcaacaagcgctttaaaagacttcttaatttagtataaaacaaagctttgcgacctccttatttttgtaaaggcttttatagcgcttattgacaaaagcgatgtaaaagacctccttaacttattttttaaaagcctattacaatgCTTTTTGAAC
It contains:
- the LOC101504797 gene encoding F-box protein FBW2-like — its product is MEVASDVHSWDELIPDTLGVIFAKLSIQERLTVIPRVCKSWARAVTGPYCWQEIDIDDWSSFCEPQHIERMVEMLITRSSGSLRKLSVSGLQTERIFNFIAENAGSLRNLRMIRCNMSNHVVEKMSGRLSRISVLDLSYCMQIGDEGIKIIGKNCKQLEVFCRNMHPLDTSGQPLDDAEAFAIATNMPKLRHLEMAYHLISNDGVHQILSSCMKLEHLDLRGCWGVQLDNMSLNQKFPNLKILGPHVLGWDDSSDISDSSSDYVDSDMDEYDDESDDDMWYDGIRIEGLELRVRVYVGIEDAGMHWPASP